Proteins from one Capricornis sumatraensis isolate serow.1 chromosome 2, serow.2, whole genome shotgun sequence genomic window:
- the NECTIN4 gene encoding nectin-4 codes for MPLSLGAEMWGPVAWLLLLLLASFTGQCLAGELETSDLVTVVLGQDARLPCFYRGDPGEQVEQVAWARVDAGEGGRELALLNSKYGLHVSSAYEGRVEQPPPPRNPLDGAVLLRNAVQADEGEYECRVSTFPAGSFQARLRLRVLVPPLPSLNPGPALEEGQGLTLAASCTAEGSPAPSVTWDTEVKGTASQRSFTHSRSAAVTAEFHLVPSRSMNGQPLTCVVSHPGLLQDQRITHTLQVAFLAEASVRGLEDRKLWQVGREGAMLKCLSEGQPPPSYNWTRLDGPLPSGVRAEGDTLGFPTLTTEHSGTYVCRVSNALSSRDSQVVVDVLDPEDAAGKQVDLVSASVVVVGVIAALLFCLLVVVVVLMSRYHRRKAQQMTQKYEEELTLTRENSIRRLHSHHSDPRNQPEESVGLRAEGHPDSLKDNSSCSVMSEEPEGRSYSTLTTVREIETQTELPSPGPGRAEEEEDRDEGIKQAMSHFVQENGTLRAKPTGNGIYINGRGHLV; via the exons atgcctctgtccctgggagccGAGATGTGGGGTCCTGtggcctggctgctgctgctgctcctggcaTCATTTACAG GTCAGTGCCTTGCTGGTGAGCTGGAGACCTCGGACCTGGTGACCGTGGTGCTGGGCCAggatgccaggctgccctgcttCTACCGAGGGGATCCGGGCGAGCAGGTGGAGCAGGTGGCATGGGCTCGCGTGGATGCGGGCGAGGGCGGCCGGGAACTGGCACTGCTGAACTCCAAATACGGGCTGCACGTGAGCTCAGCCTACGAGGGCCGTGTGGAACAGCCGCCGCCCCCACGGAACCCCCTGGATGGTGCGGTACTGCTGCGCAATGCGGTGCAGGCTGACGAGGGCGAGTATGAGTGTCGCGTCAGCACCTTCCCTGCCGGAAGCTTCCAGGCGCGGCTGCGGCTCCGCGTTCTGG TGCCTCCCTTGCCCTCGCTGAATCCTGGTCCGGCGCTAGAAGAAGGCCAGGGCCTGACACTGGCAGCCTCCTGCACAGCAGAGGGCAGCCCGGCCCCCAGCGTTACCTGGGACACAGAGGTCAAGGGCACAGCATCCCAGCGCTCCTTCACACACTCCCGCTCAGCTGCCGTCACTGCAGAATTCCATCTGGTGCCCAGCCGCAGCATGAACGGACAGCCACTCACCTGCGTGGTATCCCaccctggcctgctgcaggaCCAACGGATTACCCACACCCTCCAGGTGGCCT TCCTTGCGGAAGCCTCTGTGAGGGGCCTTGAAGACCGAAAGCTGTGGCAGGTTGGCAGAGAAGGGGCTATGCTCAAGTGCTTGAGTGAAGGGCAGCCCCCGCCCTCGTACAACTGGACACG gcTGGACGGGCCTCTGCCCAGTGGGGTTCGAGCAGAAGGAGACACCCTGGGCTTCCCCACACTGACCACTGAGCACAGTGGCACATACGTCTGCCGTGTTAGCAATGCACTCTCCTCAAGGGATTCTCAGGTGGTGGTGGACGTTCTTG ACCCCGAGGACGCCGCCGGGAAGCAGGTGGACCTCGTGTCGGCCTCCGTGGTAGTGGTGGGCGTAATTGCCGCACTCTTGTTCTGCCTTCTGGTGGTGGTCGTGGTGCTCATGTCCCGATACCATCGGCGCAAGGCCCAGCAGATGACCCAGAAATA TGAGGAGGAGCTGACCCTGACCAGGGAGAACTCCATCCGGAGGCTGCATTCCCATCACTCGGACCCCAGAAACCAG CCGGAGGAGAGTGTAGGGCTGAGAGCCGAGGGCCACCCCGATAGTCTCAAGGACAACAGTAGCTGCTCTGTGATG AGTGAAGAGCCGGAGGGCCGCAGTTACTCCACGCTGACCACAGTGAGGGAGATTGAAACGCAGACTGAGCTGCCGTCTCCAGGCCCTGGgcgggcagaggaggaggaggatcgGGATGAAGGCATCAAGCAGGCCATGAGCCATTTTGTTCAGGAGAACGGGACCCTGCGGGCCAAGCCCACGGGCAATGGCATCTACATCAACGGGCGGGGGCATCTGGTCTGA